The proteins below are encoded in one region of Bacteroidota bacterium:
- a CDS encoding TfoX/Sxy family protein: protein MASDQNFVDFVLDQIENAGEVTAKKMFGEYGVYSDGKIFALICDNQLFIKPTEAGSAFIGNVVEAPPYTGAKLSFLIEDKIEDREWLSELVRITVKELPEPKPKKKKKKTSGNN, encoded by the coding sequence ATGGCATCAGATCAAAATTTTGTAGACTTTGTTTTGGATCAGATAGAAAATGCAGGTGAAGTCACTGCTAAAAAAATGTTCGGAGAATATGGAGTTTATTCTGATGGGAAGATTTTTGCACTTATCTGCGACAATCAACTATTTATAAAACCAACTGAAGCCGGAAGCGCATTTATTGGGAATGTTGTTGAGGCACCACCGTATACCGGAGCAAAATTGAGTTTCTTAATCGAAGATAAAATTGAGGATCGTGAATGGCTAAGCGAATTAGTCAGGATTACCGTGAAAGAACTTCCTGAGCCTAAACCAAAAAAGAAGAAAAAGAAAACTTCCGGGAATAACTGA
- a CDS encoding glycoside hydrolase family 2 encodes MKRRKFIVQSALYIGGALVANRLPVFASTPFIEKSQDDQVDLYELFKNPGSQYQPFVRWWWNGNKIEKNELIRELHLLKEAGIGGVEINPIAFQSRIEGDDLGIPSLTWLSDEWIEMLQVTFDEAKHLGMTCDLIVGSGWPFGAETLSLDERAEVVIIHAENIEGPAHYEILRSDIFKKVDPGVTVPCHERTFEILSLKMVPDPMSALDQIIELSHKRNDEHIRVEVPAGKHVFYALVKVSSFASVINGAPGAAGPILNHMDKTAVRKYLDHMSDTIQEKTGPLSNHLRAFFTDSMELEGCNWTSDFAAEFAKRRGYDIMDWLPFIMFKVGRLGAVIDEKYGAAKTSDFTGKIYRVRFDFELTKAELLDERFTQTYLEWCREQNVKSRAQAYGRGFFPLETSIDYDIPEGESWTTNWLKHRVGEEMPDDDYRRGRAYTMINKYISSAAHLKGTRVVSCEEMTNTYLVFNTSLERLKTGSDQSIMSGITHSLWHGFNYSPPEAPYPGWIQYGSYYNEKNNWWPYFKYLNSYKARISALLQNTDMYTDIAILPANYDLWGEKGVQTDPFPERLNIPYTSLLWESINKNGGAADYTSEIIINKSTLEDGKLCFGPKKFGTLILAEISGMNPETLAKLYDFVAEGGRIFCIGKFPEKSLGLSNYRKRDREVLDWVEKLKAFSDRFILLKKPEDNRFLEWYREAMIKYTIPHYLKIEKPDRFLMQNRYRSDDGKEIFFFANSHVQNAQHTSIIFSKEITGHRHGWVWDPESGERYRIKIGKDGKFELNLGPAESIIIVFDKENRGDDWCQKPVSGKTQKEVTGAWELEFIHCRGEFVDPTRLELLKDLKEIPEYAHFSGTVVYRKQIEIDQTIPDYINIGVAYGVTELKVNGQSCGIRWYGNRIYPIKSFLKTGINDFEIKVIIEMGNYMKSLTDNPIAQYWTNLARKNQPLNPMGLIGPVTLYS; translated from the coding sequence ATGAAGCGGAGAAAATTTATCGTTCAGAGTGCTTTATATATAGGTGGAGCATTGGTTGCTAACAGATTGCCTGTTTTTGCAAGTACACCATTTATTGAAAAAAGCCAGGATGATCAGGTTGATTTGTACGAACTCTTCAAAAATCCGGGTTCACAATACCAGCCTTTCGTACGATGGTGGTGGAATGGAAATAAAATAGAAAAAAATGAGCTGATCAGGGAATTACACCTGTTAAAAGAAGCCGGAATTGGCGGTGTTGAGATAAATCCGATAGCGTTTCAATCGCGCATAGAAGGTGACGATCTGGGGATTCCCTCCCTTACCTGGTTAAGCGACGAATGGATTGAAATGTTACAGGTAACTTTTGACGAGGCCAAACATTTGGGAATGACCTGCGATCTGATTGTTGGATCAGGCTGGCCTTTCGGAGCTGAAACACTCAGTCTGGATGAGCGTGCAGAAGTTGTGATCATTCATGCTGAAAATATTGAAGGTCCTGCTCATTACGAAATTTTACGATCCGATATTTTCAAAAAGGTTGATCCCGGTGTAACCGTGCCCTGTCATGAGCGTACTTTTGAAATTCTTTCGCTCAAGATGGTTCCTGATCCTATGAGTGCTCTGGATCAGATAATTGAACTTTCGCACAAGCGAAATGATGAACACATCCGTGTTGAGGTACCGGCAGGCAAACATGTATTTTATGCGCTTGTAAAAGTCAGCTCCTTCGCAAGTGTCATCAATGGAGCGCCGGGTGCTGCGGGTCCGATACTTAATCACATGGATAAGACGGCAGTGAGAAAGTACCTCGACCACATGTCGGATACCATTCAGGAAAAAACAGGTCCGCTTTCAAATCACCTCCGTGCATTTTTTACCGATTCAATGGAACTGGAAGGGTGCAACTGGACTTCCGACTTCGCAGCTGAATTTGCAAAACGCCGTGGGTATGATATTATGGACTGGCTTCCTTTTATCATGTTTAAAGTTGGCAGGTTGGGCGCAGTGATTGATGAGAAATATGGTGCGGCTAAAACATCAGATTTTACCGGGAAAATTTACCGTGTCCGTTTTGACTTTGAACTGACAAAAGCAGAACTGCTTGATGAACGATTTACACAAACCTACCTCGAATGGTGCAGGGAACAAAATGTTAAATCAAGGGCTCAGGCTTATGGCCGGGGCTTTTTTCCTCTCGAAACCAGCATTGATTACGATATTCCCGAAGGGGAGTCCTGGACCACAAACTGGCTTAAGCACCGTGTGGGCGAAGAAATGCCCGACGATGATTACCGTCGGGGAAGGGCCTATACGATGATTAATAAATATATTTCATCAGCCGCTCACCTGAAAGGAACCAGAGTGGTTAGCTGCGAAGAGATGACGAATACATATCTGGTGTTCAATACCTCACTGGAGCGATTAAAAACGGGTTCCGATCAAAGTATAATGTCAGGTATTACCCACTCCCTTTGGCACGGATTTAACTATTCGCCACCGGAAGCACCTTACCCCGGATGGATTCAATACGGTTCCTATTATAATGAAAAAAATAACTGGTGGCCTTACTTTAAGTATCTGAACAGTTATAAAGCAAGGATATCTGCACTTTTGCAAAATACGGATATGTACACCGATATCGCCATTCTTCCTGCCAATTATGATTTATGGGGTGAAAAAGGTGTGCAAACCGATCCATTTCCTGAAAGACTCAACATCCCTTATACCTCGCTGCTTTGGGAATCTATAAATAAAAACGGTGGGGCTGCGGATTATACCTCGGAGATCATCATTAATAAATCAACTTTAGAAGATGGGAAGCTCTGCTTTGGCCCTAAAAAATTCGGAACCCTTATTCTTGCAGAAATTTCAGGTATGAATCCCGAAACGCTTGCTAAGTTGTACGACTTTGTCGCAGAGGGTGGCAGGATTTTTTGTATCGGAAAATTTCCTGAAAAATCACTGGGATTAAGCAATTATAGAAAACGTGACAGGGAAGTTTTGGATTGGGTTGAAAAGTTAAAAGCTTTCTCCGACAGGTTTATTCTGCTGAAGAAGCCTGAAGATAATAGGTTCCTGGAATGGTATCGTGAAGCAATGATCAAATATACCATTCCGCATTATCTGAAAATTGAAAAACCGGATCGGTTTTTAATGCAGAATCGTTACCGGAGTGATGATGGCAAGGAAATCTTCTTCTTTGCAAACAGTCATGTGCAAAATGCGCAGCATACAAGTATTATATTTTCAAAAGAAATTACCGGTCATCGGCACGGATGGGTGTGGGACCCTGAAAGTGGCGAGCGTTATCGCATAAAAATCGGTAAGGATGGAAAATTTGAACTAAATCTTGGGCCTGCTGAATCGATCATCATCGTATTTGACAAGGAAAACAGGGGAGATGATTGGTGTCAGAAGCCAGTATCTGGCAAAACCCAGAAAGAGGTTACAGGTGCCTGGGAGCTTGAATTTATTCATTGTCGTGGAGAATTCGTTGACCCTACCAGACTGGAATTACTCAAAGATCTGAAGGAAATACCGGAATACGCCCATTTTTCAGGAACTGTAGTGTACAGGAAACAGATTGAGATTGATCAGACCATTCCTGACTATATAAATATTGGAGTAGCTTATGGAGTTACAGAATTAAAGGTGAATGGACAAAGTTGCGGTATACGATGGTATGGAAACCGTATTTATCCGATTAAAAGTTTTTTAAAAACGGGAATAAACGACTTTGAAATTAAAGTAATTATAGAGATGGGTAATTATATGAAATCTTTGACCGATAATCCGATTGCACAGTATTGGACCAACCTTGCCCGAAAAAATCAGCCACTCAACCCAATGGGATTGATCGGCCCCGTAACTTTATATTCGTAA
- a CDS encoding glycoside hydrolase has product MEKFKTSKFVLIAMLLSISVFLQAQDYKASLFGIESNGTTLNTNSIQAAIDYIHHKGGGRLMLYVGRYLTGTIHLKSNVTLHLEEGAILVGSTNPFDYEKIGSWQALIFAHDQENIAITGKGVIDGQGYKVANNILAMVHKGIIKDPQNLIYDRPRESIRPQNIYFKGCKNVTIQGIILKDPGCWNQQYDQCKNLLIDGITVDSKSYWNNDGVDIVDCDSVIVRNSYFDAADDGICLKSHSADFVCQNVYIYNNVVRTSANGIKFGTASRGGFKNIKIINNLVYDTYRSAITFAAVDGGFVEDIVVDSLRSINTGNVIFLRIGERVAGKKGRMNNISISNVYATVPATKADAGYSYEGPVEDLPRNISPASIVGAEDVNITNVTLRNIEIHYPGGSDPNYAKLGLDELDKVPEMAASYPEFSMFKELPAWGFYIRHADHIIFDHVTLVADKAEYRTAIVLDDVQDATFTSLKVTEPGKKKDPVYSYNSTKVNISK; this is encoded by the coding sequence ATGGAAAAATTTAAAACATCAAAATTCGTCCTGATAGCGATGCTGCTATCCATTTCTGTGTTTCTGCAGGCACAGGACTATAAAGCTTCACTTTTTGGGATCGAGTCGAACGGAACCACCCTGAACACAAACTCAATTCAGGCCGCAATTGACTATATCCATCATAAAGGAGGGGGGCGATTAATGTTGTATGTCGGCAGATATCTTACCGGTACCATTCATCTAAAATCGAATGTAACCCTTCATCTTGAAGAGGGTGCAATCCTTGTAGGTTCGACTAATCCGTTCGATTATGAAAAAATAGGATCGTGGCAGGCACTTATCTTTGCTCATGATCAGGAAAATATTGCGATTACAGGAAAAGGGGTGATCGATGGACAGGGATACAAGGTGGCAAACAATATCCTTGCGATGGTGCATAAAGGAATTATTAAAGATCCTCAGAATTTGATTTACGATCGGCCCAGAGAAAGCATCCGTCCACAAAATATTTACTTCAAAGGATGCAAAAACGTGACGATTCAGGGAATCATTCTCAAAGATCCGGGTTGCTGGAATCAACAATACGACCAATGTAAAAATCTGCTCATCGATGGAATTACAGTCGATAGTAAATCATACTGGAACAATGATGGGGTGGATATCGTCGATTGCGATAGTGTCATCGTCAGAAACAGTTACTTTGATGCTGCCGACGACGGCATTTGCCTTAAATCGCACAGTGCCGATTTTGTGTGTCAAAATGTATATATCTACAATAATGTAGTGCGTACCAGTGCCAATGGGATCAAATTTGGCACCGCCTCAAGAGGTGGTTTTAAAAATATTAAAATCATCAATAATTTAGTTTATGACACTTATAGGTCAGCGATTACATTTGCGGCGGTAGATGGGGGTTTTGTTGAAGATATTGTAGTCGACAGCTTAAGATCGATCAATACCGGTAATGTCATTTTTCTTCGCATAGGGGAGCGGGTTGCCGGAAAGAAAGGGAGAATGAACAATATCAGCATCTCAAATGTATATGCAACTGTTCCCGCAACCAAAGCCGATGCAGGATACAGTTATGAAGGCCCGGTTGAAGATCTTCCCAGAAATATTTCACCTGCCTCCATCGTAGGGGCTGAGGATGTGAATATTACAAATGTCACTTTACGGAACATTGAGATTCATTATCCTGGCGGAAGTGATCCTAATTATGCAAAACTGGGTCTGGACGAATTGGATAAAGTACCCGAGATGGCTGCAAGTTATCCTGAATTTTCGATGTTTAAAGAGCTTCCTGCATGGGGATTCTACATCAGGCATGCCGATCATATCATATTCGATCATGTTACGCTCGTTGCGGATAAAGCTGAATACAGAACAGCCATTGTACTCGATGATGTACAGGATGCTACATTTACCTCACTTAAAGTTACGGAACCCGGAAAGAAAAAAGATCCGGTTTATTCCTATAATTCAACAAAAGTGAATATTAGCAAGTAG